DNA from Hyalangium minutum:
CGGAGGTCTCGAAGTACGCGCTGCGGTACGCGTCCTGGATCATCTGTCCCTGCTGCTCGGGGTTCATCTTCGCCCACGGCTTGCCTTCGCGGAGCGCCTTGGCGAAGTCATAGCCATCACCGAAGAACTGGGCCTTGACGGCGCTGGGCACGTAGCCCCAGCCGCCGTGCTGGTACTGCCACACATGGACGAGCTCGTGGATGATGACGGAGGTGTACTGGTGCGGGTAGGCGTGGGCCTTGCCGGGCAGGTTGATGGTGTTGCCCAGGGTGTAGGCGCGGCTGCCGTTGAGGAGCTCGGTGAAGGAGCCCATCTTCTCGACGCTGACGGCCTCGTACTTGAGGCCGGCGCCGAACACCTTGCGAGAGGCCACGAGCTCGGCTTCGCTGAGCTTGCGCTTGTCGGGGATCTTCTGGGCAGAGCTCGTGGCGGCGCTCACCAGGTGAAGGTAAGAGGAGGCGGGAGAGGCTCCTTCGGGTGGAGGGACTTGCGATTCGGGTTCGATCTTGGCGCCCATGCCCCAGACTCCTCGCGCGGGTTGGAGGGGAAGCGTACCGCATCGGGCTGAGCGCCCGCCTCCTCAGGTCGGGAGGGAGTTCCGGGAGCGGACATCCGGGTCGCCTGGCCGCCGGGCATGGAGGAAGGGGGAGAGGGACTCCCGAGCGATTGACTACGATGGGCCGCAACGGAGGCAGGGCATGAGCACGGGAGAGCTGTCGGACGAGGAGTTCCTGGCGGCGGTGGCGGTGGCGAAGTTCCCGGGGGGGAAGTTTGACCATCGGGGGCACCTGCGCATGGCGTGGATTTGCCTGCGAGGCCAGGAGTTCGACGCGGGGCTGGAGCGCATCCGCGTGACGGTGCGGGGCTTCGCCACGGTGCTGGGAGTGGTGGAGAAGTACCACGAGACCGTGACGCGGGCCTGGGCCGAGCGCATTCAAGCGGCGATAGAGCAGACGCCGGAACTCGGTACGTTCGACGCGTTCCTCGGGGCGCACCCGGAGCTGCTGAACCCGGGGCTCTTGGCGCAGCACTACCGGAAGGAGACGCTGGAGTCGCCGGGGGCGAAGGCAGGCTGGGTGGCGCCGGACTTGGAGCCGCTGCCCCGGCGCAAGCAGGCGCGGGAGTGACTCAGGGGGAGCCGGAGACGCCGCGCTCTTTCATCCACTGCTCGAGGCTGGCGCGAGCCTTGGCCTGGACCTTCTTCTGAAGGAAGGGGGTCCACCCGAGCAACAGGCCTGGGAGGCCGAGGGCCTGCTTGGACCAGCGGTGGAAGTGGAAGCGGTCGCGGTGGCGGAGAATCTTGCCGTCGCGGAACTCGAACTCGGCGTCGATGATGTTGTGAACCTTCCGGCCGGAGCCAGAGAAGGTGTAGTGGGCCTCCCAGTGGGCGCGGCCGGTGCGGTCATCGGCCTGGATGTTGTTGAACTCGAGGGTGAGGTCCTTGCCGCGCTCGCAGAGCATGCGCCACATGGAGGTGACGCCGGCATGGTGGAGGCCGACGAAGGCCGCGTCGGAGAACTCGGCGTCCGGGTGGTAGCAGGCGGCCATGGTGTCCGCGTCCTTGCGTTGGAAGGCGGAGTAGAAGGTGTTCAGGAGCTGGGCATTGGGGTGCATGGAGGGGGAGTGTTAGCAGACTCCCAGCTGCCTTCGAACGAGGGATGTGCGGTTGTGCTCAGCACGGAGGCGCAAGCGTGGCAGAGTGGGGGCATGGCGCGAGACATCGTCATCTGGCCGCACAAGGTGCTCACTTCTGCGACGAAGCCGGTCACGGACTTCGGCCCAGCGCTCGAGAAGCTGCTGGAGGAAATGGCCGAGTCCATGAAGGAGGCGAAGGGCATCGGCATTGCGGCGAATCAAGTGGGAGAAGCGCTCCGGATGGCCTGGGTGGGCCGGGAGGACGGGACGTTCTTCGAGATCATCAA
Protein-coding regions in this window:
- a CDS encoding nuclear transport factor 2 family protein encodes the protein MHPNAQLLNTFYSAFQRKDADTMAACYHPDAEFSDAAFVGLHHAGVTSMWRMLCERGKDLTLEFNNIQADDRTGRAHWEAHYTFSGSGRKVHNIIDAEFEFRDGKILRHRDRFHFHRWSKQALGLPGLLLGWTPFLQKKVQAKARASLEQWMKERGVSGSP
- a CDS encoding eCIS core domain-containing protein, with the translated sequence MGAKIEPESQVPPPEGASPASSYLHLVSAATSSAQKIPDKRKLSEAELVASRKVFGAGLKYEAVSVEKMGSFTELLNGSRAYTLGNTINLPGKAHAYPHQYTSVIIHELVHVWQYQHGGWGYVPSAVKAQFFGDGYDFAKALREGKPWAKMNPEQQGQMIQDAYRSAYFETSGSRFGVLNNKGAVVRPGARPPDGFTDYTQALLDALAVLQKT